Proteins encoded together in one Variovorax paradoxus EPS window:
- a CDS encoding tripartite tricarboxylate transporter substrate binding protein yields the protein MKRRDILLSSLAAAWAGGAFAQIGNAPVRILVGAPAGGSTDTLARSLAVSMGPALGRTVIVENRPGAGGNIAADAVAKAAPDGNTLLMSFTSHAINATLYPTLPFDPVKDFTALTCVATSPSILVAHPSLPAKDVRELIALAKAKPGQLNFAIGAVGSSLHMAGEAFKMQSGVDIVNIPYKGTSPAVQDVLAGQVQLMFAAVGNVKAHIQAGKLKALGVTTAKRLPAFPNVPAIAEALPGYESSAWFGLFGPAHMPADRVKQIGDAARHALQQADMRQRLETEGAIPVGNSTEQFSAFVQSEITRWAKVVKFSGAKPE from the coding sequence ATGAAAAGACGCGACATCCTCCTCTCGTCGCTGGCCGCGGCATGGGCCGGCGGCGCCTTCGCGCAGATCGGCAATGCGCCGGTGCGCATCCTCGTGGGCGCGCCCGCGGGCGGCTCGACCGACACGCTCGCACGCTCGCTCGCCGTGAGCATGGGCCCGGCACTCGGCCGCACGGTCATCGTCGAGAACCGGCCTGGCGCGGGCGGCAACATCGCCGCCGATGCGGTGGCCAAGGCCGCGCCCGACGGCAACACGCTCCTGATGAGCTTCACCAGCCACGCGATCAATGCCACGCTCTACCCGACGCTGCCCTTCGATCCGGTGAAGGATTTCACCGCGCTCACCTGCGTGGCGACCTCGCCCTCGATCCTCGTGGCGCACCCGTCGCTGCCCGCCAAGGACGTGCGCGAACTCATCGCGCTCGCCAAGGCCAAGCCGGGGCAGCTGAACTTCGCGATCGGCGCGGTGGGCTCCTCGCTGCACATGGCGGGCGAGGCCTTCAAGATGCAGTCGGGCGTGGACATCGTGAACATTCCCTACAAGGGCACTTCGCCCGCCGTGCAGGACGTGCTCGCCGGCCAGGTGCAGCTGATGTTCGCGGCCGTGGGCAACGTCAAGGCGCACATCCAGGCCGGCAAGCTCAAGGCGCTGGGCGTGACCACGGCCAAGCGGCTGCCGGCTTTCCCCAACGTGCCGGCGATTGCCGAGGCGCTGCCGGGTTACGAATCGAGCGCATGGTTCGGCCTCTTCGGACCCGCGCACATGCCCGCGGACCGTGTGAAACAGATCGGCGATGCCGCGCGCCACGCGCTGCAGCAGGCCGACATGCGCCAGCGCCTGGAGACAGAAGGCGCGATTCCGGTCGGCAATTCGACCGAGCAGTTCTCCGCCTTCGTGCAGAGCGAGATCACGCGATGGGCCAAGGTCGTCAAGTTCTCGGGAGCCAAGCCCGAATGA
- a CDS encoding 3-isopropylmalate dehydratase large subunit: MTSMAPTRAPAQTLAQKLIARASGRERVSVGEIVTCGVDMAMFHDSSGPRRLKPMLEELGAQIWDRSRVVLVMDHYVPERDDDSRRIVRIARDWARDQQLPHVYDSQGICHVVVPQHGHIRPGMLCVGGDSHSPTGGAFGAYMFGIGSTEMLGVMVTGEIWLRVPETIRMWWDGALPAGVTAKDMMLHMIGRFGMNGGRYQAVEFAGPAVAALSMQERMTLSNMSAELGAQAGLIAPDATTAEFLAGAGAPPVDMAPWFTDEGAELTDHRFDASTLEPYVAAPHSPANAHGVSRYVGTPVDVAYIGACTGAKLDDLRAAAQVLRGHKVASGIRLIVAPASIRDQEAAREEGVLQVLMDAGAELFPTACGACSGYGDPMGDDVTVISTTARNFKGRMGSPTAQVYLGSPYTVAATALRGCVTDPREVLA; encoded by the coding sequence ATGACATCGATGGCTCCAACCCGCGCGCCGGCGCAGACGCTGGCGCAGAAGCTCATCGCACGCGCGAGCGGACGCGAGCGGGTGTCGGTGGGCGAGATCGTGACCTGCGGCGTCGACATGGCGATGTTCCACGACTCCTCGGGGCCGCGGCGCCTGAAGCCCATGCTCGAGGAACTCGGCGCGCAGATCTGGGACCGCTCGCGTGTGGTGCTGGTCATGGACCATTACGTGCCCGAGCGCGACGACGATTCGCGCCGCATCGTGCGCATCGCGCGCGACTGGGCGCGCGACCAGCAATTGCCGCATGTGTACGACAGCCAGGGCATCTGCCACGTGGTGGTGCCGCAGCACGGCCACATCCGCCCCGGGATGCTGTGCGTGGGCGGCGATTCGCACTCGCCCACGGGCGGTGCGTTCGGCGCCTACATGTTCGGCATCGGCAGCACCGAGATGCTGGGCGTGATGGTCACCGGCGAGATCTGGCTGCGCGTTCCCGAGACCATCCGCATGTGGTGGGACGGCGCGCTGCCCGCGGGTGTGACCGCCAAGGACATGATGCTGCACATGATCGGCCGCTTCGGCATGAACGGCGGGCGCTACCAGGCGGTCGAGTTCGCGGGGCCGGCGGTCGCGGCGCTGTCGATGCAGGAGCGCATGACGCTCTCGAACATGAGCGCCGAGCTGGGCGCGCAGGCCGGGCTGATCGCACCCGACGCGACCACCGCCGAGTTCCTGGCGGGCGCTGGTGCGCCGCCCGTCGACATGGCGCCCTGGTTCACCGACGAAGGCGCGGAACTCACGGACCATCGCTTCGATGCCTCGACGCTCGAACCATATGTCGCCGCGCCGCACAGCCCGGCCAACGCGCACGGCGTGAGCCGCTACGTGGGCACGCCGGTCGACGTGGCCTACATCGGCGCCTGCACCGGCGCCAAGCTCGACGACCTGCGCGCGGCCGCGCAGGTGCTGCGCGGCCACAAGGTGGCGAGTGGCATCCGCCTCATCGTGGCACCCGCCAGCATCCGCGACCAGGAAGCGGCGCGCGAAGAGGGCGTGCTGCAGGTGCTGATGGACGCCGGTGCCGAACTCTTCCCGACCGCGTGCGGCGCCTGCTCCGGTTATGGCGATCCGATGGGCGACGACGTCACCGTCATCTCGACCACCGCGCGCAACTTCAAGGGCCGCATGGGCTCGCCGACCGCACAGGTCTACCTGGGTTCGCCCTACACGGTGGCGGCGACTGCATTGCGCGGCTGCGTGACCGATCCGCGCGAGGTGCTCGCATGA
- a CDS encoding 3-isopropylmalate dehydratase small subunit, producing the protein MNGQTLHRVWRLGADIDTDALAPGHAMKHGIDIIARHCLEAIHPEFASEVQPGDVIVAGPNFGIGSSREQAAAVLVQLGVAAVIAPSYSGLYFRNAFNLGLLLLTCAEAGTLNEGDRIALDTTVPAVVSPRGARLACEPVPGFLMDMVRAGGLMNQLRQRGGSPASQKASNV; encoded by the coding sequence ATGAACGGGCAGACCTTGCACCGGGTGTGGCGCTTGGGCGCCGACATCGACACCGACGCGCTCGCGCCAGGCCACGCGATGAAGCATGGCATCGACATCATCGCCAGGCACTGCCTCGAAGCCATCCACCCCGAGTTCGCGAGCGAAGTTCAACCGGGCGACGTGATCGTGGCCGGCCCGAACTTCGGCATCGGCTCCTCGCGCGAACAGGCCGCGGCCGTGCTCGTGCAACTCGGCGTGGCGGCGGTGATCGCGCCTTCGTACAGCGGCCTGTACTTCCGCAACGCCTTCAATCTCGGCCTCCTGCTTCTGACCTGCGCCGAGGCCGGGACGCTGAACGAGGGCGACCGCATCGCCCTCGACACCACGGTGCCCGCCGTCGTCTCGCCTCGCGGTGCGCGGCTGGCCTGCGAGCCCGTGCCCGGATTCCTCATGGACATGGTCCGCGCCGGCGGATTGATGAACCAGTTACGCCAGCGTGGCGGCTCCCCGGCCTCCCAGAAAGCAAGCAATGTCTGA
- a CDS encoding hydantoinase B/oxoprolinase family protein, protein MSDPSSFAATATAIDPVTLAVLRGRLEQVADEMDATLYRSAFNPIIAEAHDACHGLYDAVSGDTLVQGKSGLPVFVGAMAFAVRATAKAAEPRGGMKDGDIWISNDAYDGGTHANDFKLVKPFFRNGKLYCYMASAAHWHDVGGAVPGNYNPAATECWQEAVQIPPVRIVRDGVLDADVLAILQANTRLPDSLWGDLNGQLAALELGEKRLNGLLDEYGDDLVLNALGELRGRALRLMRSHIASLPDGRYSFEDVLDNDGITNEPLTIALDMTVAGDRLLLDFSRTSPQCAGPVNISRATAVAACYVALKHLFPDVPANAGVLDAVDFNIPDKLVISCERPRPVGGYTETILRMIDVIFSAAAQADPTRAVAQAYGTINALSIAGHRSDKGREGQRWVMFSFFGGGHGGHSGGDGLSHGNAPISTATIPPLEILEAAYPVRFTEWSLRADSGGDGRHRGGLGAVYEIELLEKDAEVFVFGERGTSPPKGIAGGGEGAVNRFSYENEGTWHTPPMVSKMRGIQLTCGERVRLETPGGGGWGNAAERPAPQREADTAMGYVTTDSSKKKASE, encoded by the coding sequence ATGTCTGACCCCTCTTCTTTCGCAGCGACCGCGACAGCGATCGACCCCGTCACGCTCGCCGTGCTGCGCGGCCGCCTCGAACAGGTGGCCGACGAGATGGACGCGACGCTCTACCGCAGTGCGTTCAACCCGATCATTGCCGAGGCGCACGACGCCTGCCACGGCCTGTACGACGCGGTGAGCGGCGACACGCTGGTGCAGGGCAAATCGGGCCTGCCGGTGTTCGTCGGCGCCATGGCCTTCGCGGTGCGCGCCACCGCCAAGGCGGCCGAGCCGCGCGGCGGCATGAAGGACGGCGACATCTGGATCAGCAACGATGCCTACGACGGCGGCACGCACGCCAACGACTTCAAGCTGGTCAAGCCCTTCTTTCGCAACGGCAAGCTCTATTGCTACATGGCCTCGGCCGCGCACTGGCACGACGTGGGCGGCGCGGTGCCCGGAAACTACAACCCGGCCGCCACCGAGTGCTGGCAGGAGGCGGTGCAGATTCCGCCGGTGCGCATCGTGCGCGATGGCGTGCTCGATGCGGACGTGCTCGCCATCCTGCAGGCCAACACGCGCCTGCCCGACAGCCTCTGGGGCGACCTGAACGGCCAGCTCGCGGCGCTGGAGCTCGGCGAGAAGCGCCTGAACGGCCTGCTCGACGAATATGGCGACGACCTGGTGCTGAACGCGCTGGGCGAACTGCGCGGCCGCGCGCTGCGCCTCATGCGCTCGCACATCGCGTCGCTGCCCGACGGACGCTACAGCTTCGAGGACGTGCTGGACAACGACGGCATCACGAACGAGCCGCTGACCATCGCGCTCGACATGACGGTGGCGGGCGACCGGTTGCTGCTCGATTTTTCGCGCACCTCGCCGCAATGCGCGGGGCCTGTGAACATCTCTCGCGCCACTGCGGTGGCGGCCTGCTACGTCGCGCTCAAGCACCTGTTCCCCGATGTGCCGGCCAATGCCGGCGTGCTCGACGCCGTGGACTTCAACATTCCCGACAAGCTGGTGATCAGCTGCGAGCGCCCGCGCCCGGTCGGTGGCTACACCGAGACGATCCTGCGCATGATCGACGTGATCTTCAGCGCGGCCGCGCAGGCCGACCCGACGCGCGCGGTGGCGCAGGCCTACGGCACGATCAACGCGCTGTCGATCGCGGGCCACCGCAGCGACAAGGGCCGCGAAGGCCAGCGCTGGGTGATGTTCAGCTTCTTCGGCGGCGGCCATGGCGGTCACTCGGGCGGCGACGGGCTCTCGCACGGCAACGCGCCGATCTCGACCGCGACGATTCCGCCGCTCGAGATCCTCGAAGCCGCGTACCCGGTGCGCTTCACCGAATGGTCGTTGCGCGCCGATTCGGGCGGCGACGGCCGGCACCGCGGCGGCCTCGGCGCCGTGTATGAAATCGAACTGCTGGAGAAGGACGCCGAGGTGTTCGTCTTCGGCGAGCGCGGCACCTCGCCGCCCAAGGGCATTGCCGGTGGGGGCGAAGGCGCGGTCAACAGGTTCAGCTACGAGAACGAAGGCACGTGGCACACGCCACCCATGGTGTCGAAGATGCGCGGCATCCAGTTGACGTGCGGCGAACGCGTGCGGCTCGAAACGCCCGGCGGCGGCGGCTGGGGCAACGCGGCAGAGCGGCCCGCACCGCAGCGCGAAGCCGACACCGCAATGGGCTATGTGACGACCGACAGCAGCAAGAAGAAAGCGTCCGAATGA
- a CDS encoding hydantoinase/oxoprolinase family protein, translating to MTSSGKSLVVGVDVGGTFTDLFVLDEANGTARIVKVPSTRGEEARGFMNGVARVADSAADISTIVHGTTVGTNALLERKVARTGIITTRGFRDVLEMRRRDRPETWGLRGSFTPVVPRDLRREVDERVLADGTLHTAVDLEQVRAEARSLLEAGCEAVCVFFINTYANHENERLAVAAVRELWPNPHVTSASEVLPEIREFERCSTATLNAALQPVVGSYLGRLESDLRGQGFAGELLVVQSNGGVMSRQTASDLPVRTALSGPAAGVIACAAIARAAGFPNAITGDMGGTSFDVSLVANGEAALAAQTAIEFGMVIRSPMIQIETIGAGGGSIASVDASGMLQVGPESAGSVPGPACYGRGNMRPTVTDANVLLGRIAADRPLGGGLLAALDAEKSRQAIEEHVARPLGLDVHAAAEAILTVANARMAGAIRLVSIERGHDPRRFAYMPFGGGGALHVCAMMREVGVATGIVPRYPGVTSALGCVIADMRHDAVQTLNKPLAELDVADVQRRIDELAASCQQRLDSSGVRFDEVREVIALDMLYAGQTHTLPVVLADAGKAPLTAASIRAAFEASYTAAFGRVLEGIPIRVMNLRYARIGVRPKFDLKVLAPEGEGSTAPLGTQRVFHQGQWHEAVRYARLELPVAARIEGPAILEQADTTVWLEPGFHAEVDAHGNLLVRLS from the coding sequence ATGACTTCCTCCGGTAAATCCCTTGTCGTCGGCGTCGATGTCGGCGGCACCTTCACCGACCTCTTCGTGCTCGACGAAGCGAACGGCACGGCGCGCATCGTCAAGGTGCCTTCCACGCGCGGCGAGGAAGCGCGCGGCTTCATGAACGGCGTGGCGCGCGTGGCCGATTCGGCCGCTGACATTTCCACCATCGTGCATGGCACCACGGTCGGCACCAACGCACTGCTCGAACGCAAGGTGGCACGCACCGGCATCATCACCACGCGCGGTTTTCGGGACGTGCTGGAGATGCGCCGCCGCGACCGCCCGGAGACCTGGGGCCTGCGCGGCAGCTTCACGCCCGTGGTGCCGCGCGACCTGCGCCGCGAGGTGGACGAGCGCGTGCTGGCCGACGGCACGCTGCACACCGCGGTCGACCTGGAGCAGGTGCGCGCCGAAGCGCGCTCGCTGCTCGAAGCGGGCTGCGAGGCCGTGTGCGTGTTCTTCATCAATACCTACGCGAACCACGAGAACGAGCGCCTTGCCGTCGCGGCGGTGCGCGAGCTCTGGCCCAACCCGCACGTCACCTCGGCGAGCGAAGTGCTGCCCGAGATCCGCGAGTTCGAGCGCTGCTCGACCGCCACGCTCAACGCCGCGCTGCAGCCGGTGGTGGGCAGCTACCTCGGCCGGCTCGAATCCGACCTGCGCGGCCAGGGCTTCGCGGGCGAACTGCTGGTGGTGCAGAGCAACGGCGGCGTGATGTCGCGCCAGACCGCGAGCGACCTGCCGGTGCGCACGGCGCTCTCGGGCCCGGCGGCCGGCGTGATCGCCTGCGCAGCCATCGCGCGCGCAGCGGGCTTTCCGAACGCGATCACCGGTGACATGGGCGGCACGTCGTTCGACGTGTCGCTGGTGGCGAACGGCGAGGCCGCACTGGCCGCGCAGACCGCCATCGAGTTCGGCATGGTGATCCGCTCGCCGATGATCCAGATCGAGACCATCGGCGCGGGCGGCGGCTCCATCGCATCGGTCGATGCGAGCGGCATGCTGCAGGTCGGCCCGGAGTCGGCCGGCAGCGTGCCGGGGCCGGCGTGCTACGGACGCGGCAACATGCGGCCGACAGTGACCGATGCGAACGTGCTGCTGGGGCGCATCGCGGCGGATCGTCCGCTCGGCGGCGGCTTGCTCGCGGCGCTCGATGCGGAGAAGTCGCGCCAGGCCATCGAGGAACACGTTGCACGCCCACTGGGCCTCGATGTGCATGCTGCGGCCGAGGCGATTCTCACGGTGGCCAATGCGCGCATGGCGGGTGCGATCCGCCTCGTTTCCATCGAACGCGGCCACGATCCGCGCCGCTTCGCCTACATGCCTTTCGGCGGTGGCGGCGCGCTGCATGTGTGCGCAATGATGCGCGAGGTCGGCGTCGCCACGGGCATCGTGCCACGCTACCCCGGCGTCACCTCGGCCCTCGGCTGCGTGATCGCCGACATGCGCCACGACGCGGTGCAGACGCTCAACAAGCCGCTGGCCGAACTCGACGTGGCCGACGTGCAGCGCCGCATCGACGAACTGGCGGCCAGTTGCCAGCAGCGCCTCGACTCCTCGGGCGTGCGCTTCGACGAAGTGCGCGAAGTCATCGCGCTCGACATGCTCTACGCCGGCCAGACGCACACGCTGCCCGTGGTGCTCGCCGATGCGGGCAAGGCGCCGCTCACGGCCGCATCGATCCGCGCTGCTTTCGAAGCCAGCTATACCGCCGCCTTCGGTCGCGTGCTCGAAGGCATTCCGATCCGCGTGATGAACCTGCGCTACGCGCGCATCGGCGTGCGGCCCAAGTTCGACCTGAAGGTGCTTGCGCCCGAAGGAGAGGGCAGCACCGCGCCACTGGGCACGCAGCGCGTGTTTCACCAGGGCCAGTGGCACGAGGCCGTGCGCTATGCGCGGCTCGAACTGCCGGTGGCTGCGCGCATCGAAGGGCCCGCGATCCTGGAACAGGCCGATACAACTGTGTGGCTCGAACCCGGTTTCCATGCCGAAGTCGATGCGCACGGCAATCTGCTGGTGAGGCTGTCATGA
- a CDS encoding cysteine hydrolase family protein: MSEATKPVAAKTALVIIDLQNDFLDANGAYARGGDTNPLALLLPARVAEVARVLKAAGGFVVASQFTLWPDAAGEPMVSPHLKALRPYLKKGDFAPGSWGQANVDALTGLVDVTVSKVAYSAFFNTQLDWVLRRAGIDTVAVCGIVTNGGVASTVRDAHMRDYRTLVLADGCAAFGEERHQTSLADMRNVAEVTDCAAFTASLA; the protein is encoded by the coding sequence ATGAGCGAAGCGACGAAGCCCGTTGCGGCGAAGACGGCGCTGGTCATCATCGACCTGCAGAACGACTTTCTCGATGCGAACGGTGCCTATGCGCGCGGCGGCGACACCAACCCGCTGGCGCTGCTGCTGCCGGCGCGCGTGGCCGAGGTGGCGCGCGTGCTCAAGGCGGCGGGCGGTTTCGTGGTCGCGAGCCAGTTCACGCTGTGGCCCGATGCGGCCGGCGAACCGATGGTGTCGCCGCATCTGAAGGCGCTGCGCCCATACCTGAAGAAGGGCGACTTCGCACCCGGCAGTTGGGGCCAGGCGAACGTCGATGCGCTGACCGGGCTTGTCGACGTGACGGTGAGCAAGGTCGCGTATTCAGCCTTCTTCAACACGCAGCTCGATTGGGTGCTGCGCCGCGCGGGCATCGACACGGTCGCGGTCTGCGGCATCGTCACCAACGGTGGCGTCGCGAGCACGGTGCGCGATGCACACATGCGCGACTACCGCACGCTGGTGCTCGCCGACGGCTGCGCGGCCTTTGGCGAAGAGCGCCACCAGACCTCGCTGGCCGACATGCGCAACGTGGCCGAGGTGACGGACTGCGCAGCCTTCACTGCATCGCTCGCATGA
- a CDS encoding FAD-dependent oxidoreductase, translated as MTGSPSRLIRRTARVEADVHVPVAIVGGGACGLTAALMLADAGVECVVLERDALPSGSTALSSGFIPAPGTRTQRAHGVQDDSAECFAADIQAKAHGRAAPALVEAYAGSIGPALDALQERHGLQWMLLDGFLYPGHSVHRMHALPQKTGASLMAALQSAVEAAGIPVLTQALVDTLVLDAEDRVIGIDYTRPDGSRETLACDALLLACNGFGGNAQMVRTLLPEMAEATFGGHTGNDGSAILWGESLGARLRDLSGYQGHGSWVTPQGALMSWAVMMEGGVQINREGRRFHDETEGYSEAAVHVLAQPGGIAWNVFDAPLLALARGFPDFCDAEAAGALRRCESVAALADCIGCEQAVLQATLDAMRGGAPLPDGRVFARAIDAPYFAVKVTGALFHTQGGLDTAPDMRVLRDDGTPFANLLAAGGAAGGVSGDAVWGYLSGNGLLSAVAGGYIAARTAAALIHSTKASP; from the coding sequence ATGACTGGCAGCCCCTCGCGCCTCATCCGCCGCACGGCACGGGTCGAGGCCGATGTGCACGTGCCGGTCGCCATCGTCGGCGGCGGCGCCTGCGGGCTCACGGCCGCGCTGATGCTGGCGGATGCGGGCGTGGAGTGCGTAGTGCTGGAGCGCGATGCGCTGCCAAGCGGCTCGACCGCGCTGTCCTCCGGCTTCATTCCCGCGCCAGGCACCCGCACGCAGCGCGCGCACGGCGTGCAAGACGACAGCGCCGAGTGCTTCGCCGCCGATATCCAGGCCAAGGCGCACGGGCGCGCGGCGCCTGCGCTGGTCGAGGCCTACGCGGGCTCCATCGGCCCGGCGCTCGACGCGCTGCAGGAGCGGCATGGGCTGCAGTGGATGCTGCTCGACGGCTTTCTCTATCCGGGGCACAGCGTGCATCGCATGCACGCGCTGCCGCAGAAGACCGGGGCGTCGCTGATGGCCGCGCTGCAATCGGCCGTCGAGGCCGCGGGCATTCCGGTGCTGACGCAGGCGCTGGTCGACACGCTGGTGCTCGATGCCGAGGACCGCGTGATCGGCATCGACTACACCCGGCCCGACGGCAGCCGCGAGACCCTGGCCTGCGACGCGCTGCTGCTCGCGTGCAACGGCTTCGGCGGCAACGCGCAGATGGTGCGCACGCTGCTGCCCGAGATGGCCGAGGCCACCTTCGGCGGCCACACCGGCAACGACGGCAGCGCGATCCTCTGGGGCGAGTCGCTGGGTGCGCGGCTGCGCGACCTCAGCGGCTACCAGGGCCACGGCTCGTGGGTCACGCCGCAAGGAGCGCTGATGTCGTGGGCCGTGATGATGGAAGGCGGGGTGCAGATCAACCGCGAAGGCCGGCGCTTTCATGACGAGACCGAGGGTTACTCTGAAGCCGCGGTGCATGTGCTCGCGCAGCCGGGCGGCATTGCATGGAATGTGTTCGATGCGCCGCTGCTCGCGTTGGCGCGGGGCTTTCCCGATTTCTGCGATGCCGAAGCGGCGGGCGCCTTGCGGCGCTGCGAATCGGTGGCCGCGCTGGCCGACTGCATCGGCTGTGAGCAAGCGGTTCTGCAGGCCACGCTCGATGCGATGCGCGGCGGCGCGCCGCTTCCCGATGGCCGCGTCTTCGCACGCGCAATCGACGCCCCGTACTTCGCCGTGAAAGTCACCGGCGCGCTCTTCCACACCCAAGGCGGCCTCGACACCGCGCCCGACATGCGCGTGCTGCGCGACGACGGCACGCCCTTCGCCAACCTGCTCGCCGCCGGCGGCGCGGCGGGAGGCGTGTCAGGCGACGCGGTGTGGGGCTATCTCTCCGGCAACGGCCTGCTGAGCGCCGTGGCCGGCGGCTACATCGCGGCACGCACCGCTGCCGCATTGATCCATTCGACGAAAGCGTCCCCATGA
- a CDS encoding isocitrate lyase/PEP mutase family protein has translation MTKPSFKTRLARNDIVLAPGVYDALSALVAEQAGFEALYLSGASIAYTRLGRSDIGLTTFTEVADTLARITERVSLPVIVDADTGFGNALNTQRTVRGFERAGAAMVQIEDQTFPKRCGHLDGKAVVPEREMVGKLRAALDARASSDTLILARTDAVAVEGLDAALDRAEAYLACGVDALFIEALRSPEQMDAACRRFGDRVPLLANMVEGGKTPIQDADALQKHGFRIAIFPGGTARAVVHTLQGYYASLHKHRTTQPWRGQMLDFEALNEVIGTPELMREGRKYE, from the coding sequence ATGACGAAACCTTCCTTCAAGACCCGGCTCGCACGCAACGACATCGTGCTTGCGCCGGGCGTGTACGACGCGCTCAGCGCCCTGGTGGCCGAGCAGGCCGGCTTCGAGGCGCTGTACCTCTCGGGCGCCTCGATCGCCTACACGCGGCTGGGCCGCTCCGACATCGGACTCACCACCTTCACCGAGGTGGCCGACACGCTCGCGCGCATTACGGAGCGGGTGAGCCTGCCGGTGATCGTCGATGCCGACACCGGCTTCGGCAACGCGCTCAACACCCAGCGCACCGTGCGCGGTTTCGAGCGCGCGGGCGCGGCGATGGTGCAGATCGAGGACCAGACCTTTCCCAAGCGCTGCGGCCACCTCGACGGCAAGGCCGTGGTGCCCGAGCGCGAGATGGTCGGCAAGCTCAGGGCCGCGCTGGACGCACGTGCATCGAGCGACACGCTGATCCTCGCGCGCACCGATGCCGTGGCGGTCGAAGGGCTCGACGCGGCGCTCGACCGCGCCGAGGCGTACCTCGCCTGCGGCGTGGACGCGCTCTTCATCGAGGCGCTGCGCTCGCCCGAGCAGATGGACGCGGCTTGCCGGCGCTTCGGCGACCGCGTGCCGCTGCTGGCGAACATGGTCGAAGGCGGCAAGACGCCGATCCAGGATGCGGATGCGCTGCAGAAGCACGGCTTTCGCATCGCGATCTTTCCGGGCGGCACGGCGCGCGCGGTGGTGCACACGCTGCAGGGCTACTACGCGAGCTTGCACAAGCACCGCACCACGCAGCCGTGGCGCGGGCAGATGCTGGACTTCGAAGCGCTCAACGAAGTGATCGGCACGCCCGAGCTGATGCGCGAAGGCCGCAAGTACGAGTAG
- a CDS encoding LysR family transcriptional regulator produces MSNRLEALRVFFTAADAANFREAAVRLSVSPQVVTRAVRELEEELGEPLFHRSTRGVQLTDFGRQLAQRARAAVGGVDALFHRTDRRALSQHAGTVRVTAPNVFGRRLIPQVLAPMLAEHPGLVLDLRLSETHADVVDEQIDIGVRAGPIRDARFVARTVGKMRLYVVATPALIERTGIPKSLDALPGFPLTALMDRSSGRPWSWFFSKGRQMPVAAPAFVTDDVDAECAAVRAGLGFGQLVGPLAEPLLQSGELVAVLEAEAPEPWPIHVYRSQRAPVPARVRLVYDELIRALR; encoded by the coding sequence ATGTCCAACCGTCTCGAAGCCCTGCGCGTGTTCTTCACCGCCGCCGATGCCGCCAACTTCCGCGAGGCGGCCGTGCGCCTATCGGTCTCGCCGCAGGTCGTGACGCGCGCGGTGCGCGAGCTCGAAGAAGAACTGGGCGAGCCGCTCTTTCACCGCAGCACGCGCGGCGTGCAGCTCACCGACTTCGGCCGGCAGCTCGCGCAGCGCGCGCGCGCCGCGGTGGGCGGTGTCGACGCGCTGTTCCACCGCACCGACCGGCGCGCGCTGTCGCAGCACGCCGGCACGGTGCGCGTGACCGCGCCCAACGTGTTCGGCCGCCGGCTGATTCCGCAGGTGCTGGCGCCGATGCTGGCCGAACATCCCGGCCTGGTGCTCGACCTGAGGCTGTCGGAGACCCATGCCGACGTGGTCGACGAGCAGATCGACATCGGTGTGCGCGCGGGTCCGATCCGCGATGCCCGCTTCGTCGCGCGCACCGTCGGCAAGATGCGTCTCTATGTGGTGGCAACGCCGGCGCTGATCGAGCGCACGGGCATTCCGAAAAGCCTCGATGCGCTGCCCGGCTTTCCGCTCACCGCGCTGATGGACCGCAGCTCGGGCCGCCCGTGGTCGTGGTTCTTCAGCAAGGGGCGGCAGATGCCGGTCGCCGCGCCGGCCTTCGTCACCGACGACGTCGATGCCGAGTGCGCCGCGGTGCGCGCGGGCCTGGGCTTCGGCCAGCTCGTGGGCCCGCTGGCCGAGCCGCTGCTGCAATCGGGCGAGCTGGTGGCGGTGCTCGAGGCCGAGGCGCCCGAGCCCTGGCCTATCCATGTCTACCGTTCGCAGCGCGCGCCGGTTCCGGCGCGGGTGCGGCTGGTGTACGACGAACTGATCCGCGCGTTGCGCTGA